Proteins from a genomic interval of Halorussus rarus:
- a CDS encoding DUF1616 domain-containing protein → MVDARKLWLMVPRGVRTVPSDLAAVVGLVALTWVAVEAPVVRGTLLRAVVGSLFVLAVPGYAFTAALFPEANDPDEARATLFPRPGAGIDIAERAVFSFGLSVTTVPLLAFALNFTPWGVSQRTMLLAVSGLAVGLTAVAVVRRRRVPAEDRFRVPYGGWSARARGELLRPSGRFDAVLNAVIIASVLVGAGSVAYAVAGPGQDQSFTEFYVATENESGALVADGYPTQIRRGQTETVVVGIGNHENEPQAYTGVVRLQRVRTTGNASEVVATRRLGTFDARLAPNETVVRTQRIRPSMTGRDLKVQFLLYRGSPPANPTGANAYRRAHFWTNVTAGPSAG, encoded by the coding sequence ATGGTAGACGCCAGGAAACTCTGGCTGATGGTGCCGCGCGGCGTCCGGACCGTCCCGTCGGACCTCGCGGCCGTGGTCGGGCTCGTGGCCCTGACGTGGGTGGCGGTCGAGGCGCCGGTTGTCCGGGGGACGCTCCTCCGGGCGGTGGTCGGGAGCCTCTTCGTCCTGGCGGTGCCCGGGTACGCGTTCACCGCTGCCCTGTTCCCCGAGGCGAACGACCCGGACGAGGCGCGCGCGACGCTGTTCCCGCGGCCCGGCGCGGGCATCGACATCGCCGAGCGGGCCGTCTTCTCGTTCGGGCTCAGCGTGACCACGGTGCCGCTGCTCGCGTTCGCGCTCAACTTCACGCCCTGGGGCGTGAGCCAGCGGACGATGCTGCTCGCGGTGAGCGGGCTCGCGGTCGGACTGACGGCCGTCGCGGTCGTCCGCCGACGCCGCGTGCCGGCCGAAGACCGGTTCCGCGTCCCGTACGGCGGCTGGTCGGCCCGCGCTAGGGGAGAGCTCCTCCGACCGAGCGGCCGGTTCGACGCGGTCCTGAACGCCGTCATCATCGCCTCGGTGCTGGTCGGCGCCGGCAGCGTCGCCTACGCGGTCGCCGGCCCGGGCCAGGACCAGTCGTTCACCGAGTTCTACGTCGCGACCGAGAACGAGTCCGGCGCGCTCGTCGCCGACGGCTACCCGACCCAGATCCGACGGGGCCAGACGGAGACGGTGGTCGTCGGCATCGGCAACCACGAGAACGAACCCCAGGCGTACACGGGGGTGGTCCGGTTGCAGCGGGTCCGCACGACCGGCAACGCGAGCGAGGTGGTCGCGACCCGGCGGCTCGGGACCTTCGACGCCCGGCTCGCGCCCAACGAGACGGTCGTCCGCACCCAGCGGATCCGTCCGTCGATGACGGGACGGGACCTCAAGGTCCAGTTCCTGCTCTACAGAGGGAGCCCGCCCGCGAACCCGACGGGCGCGAACGCCTATCGGCGGGCCCACTTCTGGACGAACGTCACCGCGGGCCCGAGCGCCGGCTAG
- a CDS encoding DUF4350 domain-containing protein — protein MTRLPDVSVPRLLLVGLTLTVVVAMVGYGSVSTAAFGAYNSGWDGTSALRSTASGTGAQVTVAQETGAYDRVPARRTVAFVVAPTSTYDSREILRLREFVRRGGVLVVAADDNESVNYLLQGLGARARLDGRPLRDARVNYRTPAMPMVSPGPNQSLVTGVDSVTLNYGTAVRPRGATVVLNTSEYAYLDANRNGTIDGDERLAARPVATVERIGAGRVVAVSDASVFINAMLDRSGNRQFVRQLVDGRSRVLVDSSHAARLPPVRAALWAVQDSPLVQFGLGTALVGLVGVISRRSGALGALRQRWGDESTAEPAGVDREQLVAYLERQHPDWERERIERVVSAMRDDE, from the coding sequence GTGACGCGACTCCCGGACGTGTCGGTGCCGCGGCTGCTGCTCGTCGGGCTGACGCTGACCGTCGTCGTCGCGATGGTCGGATACGGGAGCGTCTCGACGGCCGCGTTCGGCGCGTACAACTCCGGCTGGGACGGGACCAGCGCGCTCCGGTCGACCGCGTCCGGGACAGGCGCACAGGTCACCGTGGCCCAGGAGACCGGGGCCTACGACCGGGTTCCGGCCCGGCGGACGGTCGCCTTCGTCGTCGCGCCCACGTCGACGTACGATTCGCGGGAGATCCTCCGGCTCCGGGAGTTCGTCCGGCGGGGCGGCGTGCTCGTCGTCGCCGCCGACGACAACGAGTCGGTCAACTACCTGCTCCAGGGTCTCGGCGCGCGCGCCCGGCTCGACGGCCGACCGCTCCGGGACGCCCGGGTGAACTACCGGACGCCCGCGATGCCGATGGTCTCGCCGGGGCCCAACCAGTCGCTGGTCACGGGCGTCGACTCGGTCACGCTCAACTACGGCACCGCGGTCCGACCCCGCGGGGCGACGGTGGTGCTCAACACCTCCGAGTACGCCTACCTCGACGCCAACCGGAACGGGACCATCGACGGGGACGAGCGGCTCGCCGCCCGGCCGGTGGCGACCGTCGAGCGCATCGGCGCCGGGCGGGTCGTCGCGGTGAGCGACGCCAGCGTCTTCATCAACGCGATGCTCGACCGGTCGGGCAATCGGCAGTTCGTCCGGCAGCTCGTGGACGGCCGGAGCCGCGTGCTGGTCGACTCCTCGCACGCGGCCCGGCTCCCGCCGGTCCGGGCCGCGCTCTGGGCGGTGCAGGACTCGCCGCTGGTCCAGTTCGGGCTCGGAACGGCGCTGGTCGGCCTGGTGGGCGTGATCTCGCGGCGGTCGGGCGCGCTCGGTGCGCTCAGGCAACGGTGGGGTGACGAGTCGACCGCCGAGCCCGCCGGGGTCGACCGCGAGCAGCTGGTGGCGTACCTCGAACGCCAGCACCCCGACTGGGAGCGCGAGCGCATCGAACGGGTCGTCTCCGCGATGCGCGACGACGAGTGA
- a CDS encoding AAA family ATPase produces MSDPAALYEDLREEIQTVLVGNEEAVEGLAVALLTKGHVLMEGVPGVAKTTIATSFARATGLDSNRIQMTPDILPADVTGTHVYRESTGEFELKRGPVFANVVVADEINRATAKTQSALLEAMQERTVSIGGQTLSLPEPFLVVATQNPIEMQGTYDLPIAQYDRFQLKIDVEIPDQDAQRALLDRFDDEPDLSPDDVSQVVDRGELLDAREVVADVYVDSSIKQYLLDVAAETRESADTDHGASPRATLSFLDATKARAAIRGRDYVTPDDVKALAEPILSHRLSLSADAELSDVTSDEVVADVLASVDVPEVSNESTVPEEATGFGDDAERGQS; encoded by the coding sequence ATGTCCGACCCAGCCGCGCTCTACGAGGACCTCCGGGAGGAGATCCAGACCGTACTGGTGGGCAACGAGGAGGCCGTCGAGGGCCTCGCCGTCGCGCTCCTCACGAAGGGCCACGTCCTCATGGAGGGCGTTCCCGGCGTGGCCAAGACCACCATCGCCACGTCGTTCGCGAGGGCGACCGGGCTCGACTCGAACCGCATCCAGATGACGCCCGACATCCTGCCGGCCGACGTCACCGGGACCCACGTCTACCGCGAGTCGACCGGCGAGTTCGAGCTCAAGCGCGGGCCCGTCTTCGCCAACGTGGTCGTGGCCGACGAGATCAATCGGGCGACGGCGAAGACCCAGTCGGCCCTGCTCGAGGCGATGCAGGAGCGGACGGTGAGCATCGGCGGCCAGACCCTCTCGCTGCCCGAGCCGTTCTTGGTCGTGGCGACCCAGAACCCCATCGAGATGCAGGGGACCTACGACCTTCCCATCGCCCAGTACGACCGCTTCCAGCTCAAGATCGACGTCGAGATACCCGACCAGGACGCCCAGCGCGCGCTCCTCGACCGGTTCGACGACGAACCCGACCTGAGCCCCGACGACGTCTCGCAGGTCGTCGACCGCGGGGAACTGCTCGACGCCCGGGAGGTCGTCGCGGACGTGTACGTCGATTCGAGCATCAAGCAGTACCTGCTCGACGTCGCGGCCGAGACCCGCGAGAGCGCCGACACCGACCACGGCGCCTCGCCCCGGGCGACCCTGTCGTTCCTCGACGCGACGAAGGCCCGGGCCGCCATCCGGGGCCGCGACTACGTCACCCCGGACGACGTGAAGGCGCTGGCCGAGCCCATCCTCTCCCACCGGCTCTCGCTGAGCGCCGACGCCGAACTCAGCGACGTCACGTCCGACGAGGTGGTCGCCGACGTGCTGGCGTCGGTCGACGTCCCGGAGGTCTCCAACGAGTCGACGGTTCCGGAGGAGGCGACCGGGTTCGGCGACGACGCCGAGCGCGGCCAGTCCTGA
- a CDS encoding DUF58 domain-containing protein, which produces MGVTRRYWGEVGLCAALAALAALLGEPLLVLGAAGVGGAALARQYDFVRDVSATASALDVSQSVADERVGQGETTTVELDAEASTPARVDLDVESSPPVGLSPTDGDRRLDLPAGARSASTAYEVECRLTGSAAFDPPTATATDPTGRFTAAFPVGDEATVTVTPRGAITPHVGRGGDAMSVMDGDHETDERGEGIETAEVRAYVPGDQLRRIDWNATARLGEPYVRESEAATRRTTAVLLDCRPSMARGPDGETKFDYARSVALRLFEYARSRDELIRSYAVGDEGLVARRTFEDGADANDFEDHLWSLEPGAGDPTDERGPDFSLADARRRTRALRGDESAYAETLGPYFAVPDPYVERVAGDPLYGVARTYLEGDRGATTAVVVTDDTNRTEVRETVKLARRRADRVVAMLTPTVLFDRDDAADVESTYDRYVDFERFRREMARLDRVSVFEVGPGDRLESLLARGRSRRGRAEAGG; this is translated from the coding sequence ATGGGGGTAACGCGACGGTACTGGGGTGAGGTCGGACTCTGCGCCGCGCTGGCCGCGCTGGCCGCGCTGCTCGGCGAACCGCTGCTCGTCCTCGGCGCCGCCGGCGTCGGCGGCGCGGCGCTCGCTCGCCAGTACGATTTCGTGCGCGACGTCTCGGCCACGGCGTCCGCTCTGGACGTCTCGCAGTCGGTGGCCGACGAGCGCGTCGGCCAGGGTGAGACGACGACGGTCGAACTCGACGCCGAGGCGTCGACGCCCGCCCGGGTCGACCTCGACGTCGAGTCGTCGCCGCCGGTGGGACTGTCGCCGACCGACGGCGACCGGCGACTGGACCTGCCGGCCGGCGCCCGGAGCGCGTCGACCGCCTACGAGGTCGAATGTCGGCTCACCGGGAGCGCGGCGTTCGACCCGCCGACCGCGACCGCGACCGACCCGACCGGTCGGTTCACCGCGGCGTTCCCGGTCGGCGACGAGGCGACCGTGACGGTCACGCCCCGGGGCGCGATCACGCCCCACGTCGGCCGAGGCGGCGACGCGATGTCGGTGATGGACGGCGACCACGAGACCGACGAGCGCGGCGAGGGCATCGAGACCGCCGAGGTCCGGGCGTACGTCCCCGGCGACCAGCTCCGGCGCATCGACTGGAACGCGACCGCCAGGCTGGGCGAGCCCTACGTCAGGGAGTCGGAGGCCGCGACCCGGCGGACCACCGCGGTGCTGCTCGACTGCCGGCCGTCGATGGCCCGCGGTCCCGACGGCGAGACCAAGTTCGACTACGCCCGGAGCGTCGCGCTCAGGCTCTTCGAGTACGCCCGCAGCCGCGACGAGCTCATCCGGAGCTACGCGGTCGGCGACGAGGGGCTGGTGGCCCGCCGGACCTTCGAGGACGGCGCCGACGCGAACGACTTCGAGGACCACCTCTGGTCGCTCGAACCCGGCGCCGGCGACCCGACCGACGAGCGCGGCCCCGACTTCTCGCTGGCCGACGCCCGGCGGCGGACCCGCGCGCTCCGGGGCGACGAGTCGGCGTACGCCGAGACGCTCGGCCCGTACTTCGCGGTCCCGGACCCGTACGTCGAGCGGGTCGCCGGCGACCCGCTCTACGGCGTCGCGCGGACGTACCTCGAGGGCGACCGGGGCGCCACGACCGCGGTCGTCGTGACCGACGACACCAACCGGACCGAGGTCCGCGAGACGGTGAAGCTGGCCCGGAGGCGGGCCGACCGCGTGGTGGCGATGCTGACGCCGACGGTGCTGTTCGACCGCGACGACGCGGCCGACGTCGAGTCGACCTACGACCGGTACGTCGACTTCGAGCGGTTCCGCCGCGAGATGGCCCGGCTCGACCGGGTGTCAGTGTTCGAGGTCGGGCCGGGCGACCGGCTCGAGTCGCTGCTGGCCCGCGGCAGGAGCCGACGCGGGCGCGCGGAGGCGGGTGGTTGA
- a CDS encoding aldo/keto reductase — MEYTTLGDTGMEVSRICLGCMSFGSSDWRPWVLDPDTGEEIIERAVDLGINFFDTANMYSNGESERVLGDALEGRRDESVVATKCYFQMDDGNPNSGGLSRKAVEQELQNSLDRLGMDTVDLYQIHRWDYDTPVEETLRALDDAVRRGQIRYAGASSMWAHQFAEALHAGDRLGLERFQTMQNHYNLVYREEEREMLPLCEKENVGVIPWSPLARGYLTRPHEEIDATTRGESEENMYEHPYREGGGKEINERVQELAADKGVTMAQIALSWLLHKDWVDAPIVGTTSVEHLEDAVEALDIDLSASDVAYLEEPYEPVPVSGHD, encoded by the coding sequence ATGGAGTACACGACGCTGGGCGACACCGGCATGGAGGTCAGTCGGATCTGTCTCGGATGCATGAGCTTCGGGTCGAGCGACTGGCGGCCGTGGGTGCTCGATCCCGATACGGGCGAGGAGATCATCGAGCGCGCCGTCGACCTCGGCATCAACTTCTTCGACACCGCCAACATGTACTCGAACGGCGAGAGCGAGCGCGTGCTCGGCGACGCGCTCGAGGGGCGCCGCGACGAGAGCGTGGTCGCCACGAAGTGCTACTTCCAGATGGACGACGGGAACCCCAACTCCGGGGGCCTCTCGCGGAAGGCGGTCGAGCAGGAGTTGCAGAACTCGCTGGACCGACTCGGGATGGACACCGTCGACCTCTACCAGATCCACCGGTGGGATTACGACACGCCCGTCGAAGAGACGCTGCGGGCGCTCGACGACGCGGTGCGACGCGGCCAGATACGGTACGCCGGCGCCTCCTCGATGTGGGCCCACCAGTTCGCCGAGGCGCTCCACGCCGGCGACCGGCTCGGTCTGGAACGCTTCCAGACGATGCAGAACCACTACAACCTGGTGTACCGCGAGGAGGAGCGCGAGATGCTGCCGCTCTGCGAGAAGGAGAACGTCGGCGTAATCCCGTGGAGTCCGCTGGCCCGCGGATACCTCACCCGGCCCCACGAGGAGATCGACGCGACGACCCGCGGGGAGTCCGAGGAGAACATGTACGAGCACCCGTACCGCGAGGGCGGCGGGAAGGAGATAAACGAACGCGTCCAGGAGCTCGCGGCCGACAAGGGCGTCACGATGGCCCAGATCGCGCTGTCGTGGCTGCTCCACAAGGACTGGGTCGACGCCCCCATCGTCGGCACCACCAGCGTCGAGCACCTCGAAGATGCGGTCGAGGCGCTCGACATCGACCTCTCGGCCAGCGACGTCGCCTACCTCGAAGAGCCCTACGAGCCCGTCCCGGTGTCGGGCCACGACTGA
- a CDS encoding helix-turn-helix domain-containing protein — protein MSVLVDFSIDSGDFLLGNVLRGPEEMHFELERIVPTGDAVMPFVWATGGDFEAFEANVKRSERVRELRALDKVGERALYRIVWEEPHAGLIEVLGETEATILEARGDGAVWRFRLRFSDHDKLSTFYNRCTENDFPVHIDRTYTLSEDIDGGHRLGLSAEQREALVLALERGYFDTPSGASLSVLSDELDISQQSLSDRIRRGNEQVLRSVLLSSAADFD, from the coding sequence ATGAGCGTACTGGTCGACTTCTCGATAGACAGCGGGGACTTCCTGCTCGGCAACGTCCTGCGGGGCCCCGAGGAGATGCACTTCGAACTCGAGCGCATCGTCCCGACCGGCGACGCGGTCATGCCGTTCGTCTGGGCGACCGGCGGGGACTTCGAGGCGTTCGAGGCGAACGTCAAGCGGAGCGAGCGCGTCCGGGAGCTCCGGGCGCTCGACAAGGTCGGGGAGCGCGCGCTCTACCGCATCGTCTGGGAGGAACCGCACGCGGGGCTCATCGAGGTGCTCGGCGAGACAGAGGCGACCATCCTGGAGGCGCGGGGCGACGGCGCCGTGTGGCGGTTCCGGCTCCGGTTCTCCGACCACGACAAGCTGTCGACGTTCTACAATCGGTGCACGGAGAACGACTTCCCGGTCCACATCGACCGGACCTATACCCTGAGCGAGGACATCGACGGCGGCCACCGGCTGGGGCTGTCCGCCGAGCAGCGCGAGGCCCTAGTGCTCGCGCTCGAGCGGGGCTACTTCGACACCCCGAGCGGGGCGAGCCTGAGCGTCCTCTCGGACGAACTCGACATCAGCCAGCAGTCGCTCTCGGACCGCATCCGCCGGGGCAACGAGCAGGTGCTCCGGTCGGTCCTGCTGTCGTCGGCCGCGGACTTCGACTGA
- a CDS encoding DUF7344 domain-containing protein, giving the protein MTSPDPADDRASDRVDAHLGLLAAPTCRYALYYFERAPDAAASPTDIADWAAATDGLAPDVSRDRLAVRLHHAALPKLDRSGVVTYDAAARAAEYCAGSELESLVELAAEREGA; this is encoded by the coding sequence GTGACCTCTCCAGACCCGGCCGACGACCGCGCCAGCGACCGAGTCGACGCTCACCTCGGACTGCTCGCCGCGCCGACGTGTCGGTACGCCCTCTACTACTTCGAGCGCGCGCCCGACGCGGCGGCGTCGCCGACAGACATCGCGGACTGGGCGGCCGCGACCGACGGCCTCGCGCCCGACGTCTCGCGGGACCGGCTCGCCGTCCGACTCCACCACGCCGCGCTCCCGAAGCTCGACCGGAGCGGGGTCGTGACGTACGACGCCGCCGCCCGGGCCGCCGAGTACTGCGCCGGTTCGGAGCTCGAATCCCTCGTCGAGCTCGCGGCCGAGCGGGAGGGCGCGTGA